The proteins below come from a single Nitrospirota bacterium genomic window:
- a CDS encoding HDIG domain-containing protein, protein MHPIEIIRKYYNPESEAYSFLVQHSRMVAKKAVEVAERVKQLNPDIKFIEEAAMLHDIGIFLTHAPQIGCHGDKPYICHGYLGRELLEREGFPKHAIVCETHIGAGLTSADIEKNNFPLPRRDMMPKTLEEQIICFADKFFSKDNEPLKEKPISKAREFIAKFGDDKLKLFDEWLKLFGETE, encoded by the coding sequence ATGCATCCGATAGAGATAATCAGGAAATACTACAATCCAGAATCCGAGGCTTATAGTTTCCTTGTTCAGCACAGCAGGATGGTGGCAAAAAAGGCAGTTGAAGTTGCTGAGAGGGTCAAGCAGCTGAATCCTGATATAAAATTTATTGAAGAGGCAGCAATGCTGCATGACATAGGAATATTCCTCACGCACGCGCCTCAAATCGGCTGTCATGGAGACAAGCCGTACATCTGTCACGGCTATCTCGGCAGAGAACTTCTGGAGAGAGAGGGATTCCCAAAACACGCAATCGTATGCGAGACACATATAGGTGCCGGGCTTACAAGCGCAGATATAGAAAAAAACAATTTCCCGCTGCCAAGAAGGGACATGATGCCAAAAACTCTGGAAGAACAGATTATATGCTTTGCAGACAAGTTTTTTTCGAAAGACAATGAACCGCTCAAAGAAAAACCGATTTCAAAAGCAAGAGAATTCATAGCGAAATTCGGAGACGATAAACTTAAGCTGTTTGACGAGTGGCTGAAGTTGTTTGGAGAAACAGAGTAA
- the dsrA gene encoding dissimilatory-type sulfite reductase subunit alpha: protein MKKYNTPLIDDLEKGPWPSFVTEMKKAAKTNEMANDAVGHLEKCYSTKVGYWKHGGIVGVLGYGGGVIGRYSELGNEFPGVAHFHTVRLNQPSGFFYTSKALKEICDIWDKYGSGLTNMHGSTGDLVLLGCRTESLEAIFAEYSSRGWDLGSSGSALRTPSCCIGPGRCEWTNYDTLDLTYALTQEFQDEMHRPAFSYKFKIKSSGCACDCVAAIARADMSIIGTWKGDILIDQAEVQNYAKKGMDINAEIVNMCPTQCISYDGKAMKINNAECSRCMHCITKMTKALKASGERGATICIGSKAPIVVGSLLSWVIVPFIKVEPPYTEVKDMIRKIWDWWDENAKPRERIGEVIEMKGMRSFLEAIGVPPQPQQIKEPRKDPFMFYTEDDIAAYKAKEAEEKKTGKYKF, encoded by the coding sequence ATGAAGAAGTATAATACGCCCTTAATTGACGACCTTGAGAAGGGTCCGTGGCCAAGCTTTGTCACTGAGATGAAAAAAGCTGCCAAGACCAATGAGATGGCTAATGACGCTGTCGGTCATCTTGAAAAATGTTACAGCACCAAGGTTGGATACTGGAAACACGGCGGTATAGTCGGCGTTCTCGGCTATGGAGGCGGAGTTATCGGAAGGTATTCAGAATTAGGCAATGAATTCCCCGGAGTAGCGCACTTCCATACCGTCAGATTAAACCAGCCGAGCGGATTTTTCTACACAAGCAAGGCGCTGAAAGAAATATGCGATATATGGGATAAATACGGAAGCGGTTTGACGAATATGCACGGTTCAACCGGAGACTTGGTTCTTCTGGGTTGCAGGACAGAATCACTTGAGGCGATATTCGCTGAATATTCCTCCCGCGGATGGGATCTTGGCAGTTCAGGTTCTGCATTGAGAACCCCGAGTTGCTGCATCGGACCTGGCCGTTGCGAGTGGACAAACTATGATACGCTCGATCTCACATACGCGCTCACACAGGAATTTCAGGATGAGATGCACAGACCGGCATTTTCATATAAATTCAAGATAAAGTCTTCTGGTTGCGCTTGTGACTGCGTTGCAGCTATTGCCCGTGCAGACATGTCCATCATCGGGACATGGAAGGGCGACATATTAATAGACCAGGCCGAAGTCCAGAATTATGCGAAGAAAGGAATGGATATAAACGCCGAGATCGTCAATATGTGTCCGACGCAGTGCATAAGCTATGACGGAAAGGCGATGAAAATTAACAACGCTGAATGCAGCAGGTGCATGCACTGCATAACAAAAATGACAAAGGCATTAAAGGCGAGCGGTGAAAGAGGAGCAACAATCTGCATAGGAAGTAAAGCTCCTATCGTTGTAGGTTCACTGCTTTCATGGGTCATCGTGCCGTTTATTAAGGTAGAGCCGCCATACACTGAGGTCAAAGACATGATCAGAAAAATATGGGACTGGTGGGATGAAAATGCAAAGCCGAGAGAAAGAATCGGTGAAGTTATAGAGATGAAGGGCATGAGGTCATTTCTTGAGGCAATAGGCGTTCCTCCTCAGCCGCAGCAGATAAAGGAACCAAGAAAAGACCCATTCATGTTCTATACAGAAGATGACATCGCTGCATACAAGGCTAAGGAAGCCGAAGAAAAGAAAACAGGTAAATACAAATTTTAA
- a CDS encoding methionyl-tRNA formyltransferase gives MRIVFFGTPLFAVPSLKALIQAGEEISAVVTQPDRKKGRGHLLSQSPVKELAVKNGINVLQPEKMNDAAFLDKLSSIKPELIAVVAYGKILTEEILRLPALGCINVHASLLPKYRGAAPIAWAIINGEKKTGITTMLMDKGLDTGDILLQEELEISDEDTTETLSLRLSELGASLLLKTIKGIKDGSVKPIPQKGGVTHAPIIKKEDGLVNWSKTAVELSNFVRGMHPWPGAYCYLNGEMIKLIGVKSIAGSGMTGRIEKAHNGEFIAGTGSGLLSIVELQPQNKKVMPASAFLQGRNINEGMYFDEA, from the coding sequence ATGCGTATAGTCTTTTTCGGTACCCCTTTATTTGCAGTCCCGTCGCTTAAAGCGCTAATTCAGGCTGGAGAAGAAATCTCTGCAGTCGTAACACAACCTGACAGAAAAAAAGGAAGGGGGCATCTGCTTTCGCAGTCACCTGTGAAAGAACTTGCTGTAAAAAACGGGATAAACGTGCTTCAGCCCGAGAAAATGAATGATGCCGCTTTTCTGGATAAACTTTCGTCAATTAAGCCTGAGCTTATAGCGGTTGTGGCTTACGGAAAGATTCTTACGGAGGAGATACTCAGGCTTCCTGCGCTGGGCTGCATAAATGTCCATGCATCGCTTCTTCCAAAATATAGGGGCGCGGCACCGATTGCATGGGCGATAATAAACGGCGAGAAAAAGACAGGCATTACGACAATGCTTATGGATAAAGGGCTTGACACCGGCGATATTCTGCTTCAGGAAGAGCTTGAGATTAGCGATGAGGATACAACAGAAACCCTGAGCCTCAGGTTGTCTGAACTTGGAGCATCGCTGTTGCTCAAGACAATAAAGGGGATTAAGGATGGTTCAGTAAAGCCCATACCCCAGAAGGGCGGAGTCACTCATGCGCCTATTATCAAAAAAGAGGATGGCCTGGTCAACTGGTCAAAAACAGCAGTAGAACTGTCCAATTTTGTGAGGGGAATGCACCCATGGCCCGGGGCGTATTGTTATTTGAATGGGGAAATGATTAAACTTATTGGTGTTAAGTCTATTGCCGGTTCGGGAATGACCGGGCGTATAGAAAAAGCGCATAACGGTGAGTTTATTGCAGGCACAGGCAGCGGGCTGCTTTCTATTGTTGAACTTCAGCCGCAGAACAAAAAAGTGATGCCGGCAAGCGCCTTTCTTCAGGGAAGAAACATAAACGAAGGGATGTATTTCGATGAAGCGTAG
- a CDS encoding DUF116 domain-containing protein: MKRRWIRGLVLRFLYPMLMVIGSFRKDKKEQLQQFIINLNNKLVRAENPKTKKILLLLPHCLQIDECTIRLTHNIYNCERCGKCEIKDLIQIADENKLNLSVATGGTLARRLIKDLRPDAIVAVACETDLSSGIVDTYPLPVLGIPNERPFGPCLNTQVDLEKVKEAIRFLSDNK; this comes from the coding sequence ATGAAGCGTAGGTGGATAAGGGGATTGGTGTTGAGGTTTTTGTATCCCATGCTTATGGTTATCGGCTCTTTCAGAAAGGATAAGAAAGAACAGCTTCAGCAGTTTATCATAAACCTTAACAATAAACTTGTCAGGGCTGAAAATCCGAAGACAAAGAAGATATTGCTCCTCTTACCGCACTGCCTTCAGATAGATGAATGCACAATCAGGCTTACGCATAACATTTATAATTGTGAGAGATGCGGCAAGTGCGAGATAAAAGACCTCATCCAGATTGCTGATGAGAATAAGCTTAACCTTTCTGTCGCTACAGGCGGTACGCTTGCAAGGAGGCTTATAAAAGATTTAAGGCCCGATGCAATAGTTGCTGTTGCATGCGAAACAGACCTTAGCAGCGGGATTGTTGATACCTATCCGCTGCCTGTGCTTGGCATTCCAAACGAGCGGCCTTTTGGCCCCTGCCTCAATACTCAGGTAGATTTAGAGAAGGTGAAAGAAGCCATAAGATTTCTCAGCGATAATAAATAA
- the def gene encoding peptide deformylase, with amino-acid sequence MALLEIKKYPEKILKEKTAPVVDINSSIQRLIDDMIETMYAAKGVGLAANQVGVSKRLCVIDVSAADEKTPLIVLINPEIVEKKGSVEDEEGCLSIHEYRAKVKRAEEVLVKGLDRKGKPIEIAGGDLLARALQHEIDHLDGLLFIDRLSPIKREFFKKRYKKILSEKSKKS; translated from the coding sequence ATGGCGCTGCTTGAAATTAAAAAATATCCTGAAAAGATCTTAAAGGAAAAAACTGCTCCTGTTGTTGATATAAACAGCAGCATCCAGAGATTGATAGATGACATGATAGAAACAATGTATGCGGCGAAAGGGGTTGGCCTTGCAGCTAATCAGGTTGGAGTTTCAAAGAGGTTATGCGTGATAGATGTAAGCGCGGCTGATGAAAAGACCCCTCTTATAGTGCTAATAAATCCGGAGATTGTTGAGAAAAAAGGCAGTGTTGAAGATGAAGAGGGGTGCCTGAGCATCCATGAGTACAGGGCAAAAGTAAAAAGGGCAGAGGAGGTTCTGGTAAAGGGTTTAGACAGAAAAGGCAAACCCATAGAGATAGCGGGCGGAGACCTTCTTGCAAGAGCGCTTCAGCATGAGATAGACCATCTTGACGGATTACTCTTCATTGACAGATTGAGCCCCATCAAAAGAGAGTTTTTTAAGAAACGCTATAAAAAAATTTTAAGTGAAAAATCTAAGAAATCATAA